CATCCAAGATCGGGTATCAATTGAGCCATCAGGAAAGGTACCAATCATAAGATCGCCACAAACGACAACGTAGAGAATACAAGTCATAAGCAGTTCAATAATTTGTGCGATGTTAACAATTCTAGCACCATATTTGCGTCCAAAGCACTCTTTAGCAATGCTTACGTAAGAATCGCGAACTCGAACGCGTTGTCCCGATACTGGGTCGTCTTCGTAGAGGCATTCAACGAGGATTTTGCCGGTGTAACAACATATATGGGCAATTCCAATCATGGCAGCTATTGCCCAGTATCCTCCTTGCAGAACAGCAAAAGGCAACGATACTACGAACATACCCTGTAGAAAAATTTATCATTAGTTACATAATGTTAAAACTAGAGGGTCACCCGAGCTCAAACCTCGCGTCCTATTTCGGGcctatttagaattttcaatgATAGCGCTGCATCCTCTATCCATACTTACACTAAAATTTTACAATTAATTGTGAAAATTATGCAAGAAGTTTTTGCAGAGAAAAATCTGCGTTCTTTCTCACCGCGCTCGTGGTGAGCGCTGTTGTACCAACCTATTAGTGTTATTTCTATTAGACACTTGACTAGTTTTAGTATTTGCTCGGCTTGGGGAACTACACTTTATCTGTTCAGAAATTATGgcagatagatggacagacggacgtacGGACAAATGCGCATTTAAGTAGGCTCGGAGACCTCGCTTCGTTTGATCAATAACAATTACGAAagttacataaatattagtaggtacctgaATAGCATTGGTGACATTCCAAGCTGCTTGGAATTCATTAATCTTGGCGCCAGGTTTTCCGCCACCCTCTTCGAAACCACCTTCTTCTGATGAAGCGTAAAAGTCAACACTTTGCATGCTTTGCGTTCTGAAAGaacaaaatacaatttatttatttattttatttatatttattaaacttatagaatgtacagggcATTGGTAtaaaggttttatatttttatttttgtttatataagtaagtaattgtAAGTTAGATACAttcgatttatttttaatagtgaGCGTACCTTGGAGCCCCATCCTGTTGTGGATATGTGTTCTGATAACTGGTAAAAGAATCTTCAGCCTGAAGGTCTCCGCTGAGAAATGGGTTGGTAGGGTTAGTTGACTGGTATGTAGGCGAAGTTGTTTCATTCATCGTTGACAACTCGCAGCTTTCACCCATATCTAAATAATTACAGAGATAGAGTTAGACAAGTGGGCAGCGTTTGGATTACGAgacaataaaaaagaaaaaaaaaagcaatttcAGTGTCCATTGTCTCTCCTTTAATTACAAATGGAAAAGACCACATTTGTCTTTACATtgccataattatttttaacacattttttctAATATATGAGCTTGCTGTGTTAAAAGAGGTTTCAgatttatgtaataaaaaaaatcttacccaTGTTAGCAAATCGGACATTTTGTGGAGGTCGTTGTGGTGCTCCTTGTTTATCAGGTACTTGCTGTCTTACGGTCTGCATTGCCACGTCCAATACATTCTTGATAGGTGGTAACTTGATGCGTCCTAAATTAATCATCTTCTGTTCTTTTTCTTCACAATATAGtataaaacttttttgattTACTGATtcacaatttttgatttctttaacTATCGATATTGTATAACTATGTCAAAAACTGACGTAACAGGaagacatttattttaactctACACTTTAATTCTAAATGGAAGACTTCTTTACAATTAATCTATTAAATATTCTTTTACATTTTTAGCGTGCCTTATTAACTAGCCATTTTTGCGATATCAAAACCCCCATGTTTTACGGTTTTCCGTTTTATATAAAGTATAGTTTTAGAGTTTTGCGCGTTAATATTCAACTAAATGAGTGAATTACTCATTTTTGGGAGATTTTTCGTTTGATATAATGGCTGCACGGCACTTACTCGAGGTGTTTGGGCGCGACGCGAGGGAGATGCGCGGTGCGGCGATCGATATATGAACGAAGTTTCTTGGCACAATAACAATGTTTCTATAAACCAATATAGGTTGCgaatcaaaattaaattttaacatttatCCTATAACcctattaataaaacaaaaatagtaaatttCAAGGTGTATTTATTCAGTAGATACCAAATAATGATATTTACTCAAATATAGAGTCTCGACGAAATACTTGATTGACAATTTCGAATACCTAAAACTGTTCATAATACTCGTaactaaatgtaaataaaaagaaaagctacGATTGTTCTCAAGCCATGaaagattattttatatttcgcCTTTCAGTAGATATGCAAGAGAGCATCCAGGCTCTGTGCTGTTTAGTGAAATTGCACCTTAAATGCAGTTTACATTAGAGTATGATTAGGGTTGTCGAATTCGCGTTCCTGTTCCAATGAGTAATTTAAGCCTATTGTAATGATagtaatttttggaaattgaTATTTTCATTCCTTTTATTAGCGATATTAATATAGAAGAAATCCTTATTTTGAGCgtcaaaagaaaacaaaaattaattgttAGGTATTCAAATAAATCaagttagataataatttaatgtttttttcaGTGATTGGTCGTTAGCACTAATTGATACCTATGCTTGTTTCTACATTTTATACCTAGTTACGTTACAGTTTATACAACATGGGCTCAAgctttttacaaattttatttttcttgttttttacCAGATTAATCGTAAGTACCTGGCAGCTGCCtacaaattaggtactaattctcaaataaagaaataaaaagtaaaatgcaattttaacaACTCCCAAACCAACTCACTGTCCCAAAGGCGCAAGTTTCGATCTTgagagaggtcccgggttcgatctCTAATTGGGTCTGTTTAGGAAATTGTATTATTGTTGTATTAACAGATACTTAGgtatacttgggaatacatttgttccaTGAGGCcttaggccgcgattacacctatcagttttactcacgtaagtagcttacgtaatcaATTGACAGCAAAACTAAgtgtaaatgtacctacttataaaagtacttatattaaaCCTGTAAGTTTAACTCACCTAAATTGCTTACGCAATTAATTTACGACAAATTCActaagataaaatattatgtaattattacttacttattaagaTTGTTTACAATagttttgtcgtaagttaatcacgtaagctacttacatgactaaaacttacaggtgtatccgGAACTTTAGACTAACTGGCGAGGGCAAAATCAGGCgaaattctaataaaatttgcaatcgcataaaaaaacctttatttaaataattattgtttttaagtATGCCTACGACATACGAAATCACCCTTGCTGCCAAGAGCCCTCAGACAATATTAGCCTGGCGATGATCATCGACGCGTACGAGATCTACGGCCACGACCCGACGGACAAACTGGACCATCTCGCGCACTATCAGATAGAGATGATGAAGATTAAGAGGGCGCCTGATCAGGTTAGTGCACCTACTGTTCGATAAAAGAGGTTTTATACCAGGAGGGAGCATAGGTGGTAATAAGCAGGTAATTCAGCGAGGTGAACTTTTCTTCTtctcttgtttggtggctttttgtagtgccagcccagcacaatgcacttcgccagtaTCGAGTAGCTTGAGGGAAGCACAGGTTGGTCGGTTAAAATGTGCCAATGGGTTTATTCTCTAACTCCGTGtccactgaatgatagccatagAGCTCAACTGACAttgattggttctacattgctgcttcactgagtgatattaaaatattttatagttttaagttttcacttctatCAGCAATCAGCATTGActgccaatatttttttttgtacttatttatttctttgtttgtttcagtACATAATTAACGAGCATGTCCACATTGCAACAGACCACCTCGGCAGATTTATTAACATGCATATAAAGGAACTAAAGGTAAGTTAGGTACCTGCTACTTTTTACCGAACTAAAGATTtgttattcaaattcaaaatatttttattcaattcgacttttacaagtttttgaatcgtcaaaagcatctaccactggttcggaatgccttccctaccgagaagaaccagcaaggaaCTCGGGGTTGCCGCTGTCATTGTCACTGATTGCTTCCTACGCCTGGGTATATCCTTTCGCTTGTACTTATATTCTCCTGTACCTTTGAATCCAGGTCCTGCTGATCGCTTTAGAAGATGTAATAGACAACATGCTGACAATGTACGACAATCACAATGCGATTAAAACTGAAAGAGTCGCAACGTTTAATTCAGCGGCTGGTGGTGCGGTCCCATCCGAGTTTTACCTTAGTCAAGGTAAGATTATCGAaaaattttcatcatcatcatcatcctcatcatcatgatcaacccatcgccggctcactacagagcacgggtctcctctcagagtgagaagggtttttactactggccaagtgcagattggcatacttcacacacctttgagaacattatggagaactctcaggcatacctacaggttttcttacgatgatttccttcacggttaaagcaagtgatgtttaattagttactcaaaacgcacataactccgaatagTCAGAGGTGATCggacccccgacctccgattaggaggcggacatcctaaacactaggctatcacagcttatttaGAAAATTGTTACGACCAAGTTATTATGAGATACATAAGTCTAATAGATTTCCCCTAAAGGCAACCTCTTTGTAACAAGACCTCCTGTTATGTGTTTGTAAGACGATGAAACAATAAACACCTAGCAGTTTCTATAtttacaactgtaaattaaaaatttataacacccccgacaagtgaaggtcacagtaactagaaaagagctgataactttcaaacagctgaaccgattttcttggattatagctaagatcactctcgattaatccacctttcaaacaaaaaaaaaactaaattaaaatctgttcattagttttggagctacgatgccacagacagatacacagacacacacgtcaaacttataacacccctctttttgggtcgggggttaaaaagcaggCACTAAGCGTTTGGTTCGTTCTCTGCATCGAGATTGACTACTGTTTGTAATTTCAGGGATACAATTTGTCTCATATTTTCTTATAGAATTTTACTGCGGCAAGAACGTCTACATCTTCATATCGGAGTTGTACAGCGACATCTACAACATGGGGCGCGGAATCACCCCCCACTGTAGGGGCAGAGGGTTCCACTTCCTAGGCTTCGTCCATTTCGCGGACGACAACAAGTATTATCTGGAAGAAGATCCGAGCATAGTTTTCCAAGGTGACAACTTTATACACGGGCTGGAGTGTCACCTAGGTATTTGTATTTTCAGGTAGGTTAAAGGTTTCATCCGTTATCTTTCCTTACCTAATGAATGaagaaaataactaaattcTCCCCTCTAGCACCAAAGTTCccattaaattcaaattcaaaatatttttattcaattagacttttacaagtaggtacttttgaatcgtcaagagcatctaccactggttcggaatgcctaattaatttattgcgcGTTTCATCGCAACTAGTTATaacttacctataataataaaatattatataggtattaatTGACAGAAATTGAACGTGGACAAACTGATGATTCTTTCGCCATAATAGGTTGTACACAAAATCTTTAGCTACAGTTTATTTCAGGTTCCCATTCAAAAAGAGTCTCCAACACGTGCGAGACGTGTCAACGCTTCCAAAGGCGATCGTCAAATGCGGCCTTATCATGTACAAACTACCCCCACTAACTGCTGCGTCTTGTATCATCACCTCAGGGTCCTTTATACTGGACTTTAACATTCAAGGGATACGGTATAGACATTATGATTATATGCTGGTAAGTAAATCCAGGATTATTTTGTATAAGTGTATAAGTACATCTTTCCTATACCAAAAATAGTATCTCAGTTCCAACCATCactcatttatttataaagtcTATTTTGCAATTAGAAATCCAAGCCTTTGATCAGCTTCATTATTAGGGTCACCTTAATAGTCAGCTAGAGCAATACCTATTGGCTATCAGTTGGTACCCAAGAGCTGGTCGATCacggaaaagctgcatcaatcattattacaatttcagttgttgtgattggctgaattctTGCAGCAACAATAGATGTCAGCCAATctaggtgattgcgatcgtcacactgctGCTGTCAACTAAGGCGATAGaatcctttttttttgtgaaatgaaCTACATAGGTATTTAACAGCGATATGACCTAATCCTATCGTTGTTCAATCTTGGTGgctttatacatattttgagaatttctcttttctagtttcttccCAACGGCCACTCATTTTACACAAAAGAGCCGATGACACCGTTAGTTTGCGACCACCACGTTTGTGAATGGAACAACACTAATTTCTACGGAGGTAAGCACAGCTCCAACGTGTAATAAGTTAGTGGGTTCAACAATCTCGCATTAGAATTACCTATTATGTTTTCGTCTACGATTTTGATACCGGTAAGGTATAAAAAACCCTTCAGTAAGTTGATTCTGGCAAACCTGCATCAATCTTTATATTACAATCGCAGTTGGCTTTTATGGTTAGaaggtattcttgttgcaacaatgcattgaagTCAATATTGAGCGAGTGTTggtcaatcagaggtgattgcgatcatcacGCCGGTACCACCGTTGCTACATTTCTTGAATGCCCTGAAACACATCTTGAATATTCAAAACAAGAATgattaagtatacctaatacTTACAATACTTACTTACGCATCTTTTAGAATCTAGGCAACCGCGTTCCTAGTAGACCTTAGTTTTCAGTTAGTTGTCAGTCAGGATTGATTGTAGCGCAAGCGTAACTTGCATAAAAAAGGCAGGTATTATCAGGCTCACTTACCCACGTGACCTGAGAAATACCTATAGCTACGGGGCGCGGCGGTGCGCCCCTTCGAAGGAGAGAGAGAAGAGAGATAAGAGTTTATGCAACAGAAAGAGCgatgtttattaaattttaggtaGCAGTACTGTgcaagctgaattgcactttgcATTTTAACATTCGTTACAGAAGCTGCTATTTATTCAAGTCTTTGCTCAGTGAAAAGCTACTATATTTAGTGTTCTGTGGTAGGTACAATTTACAAAAGTGatgctatattattttattttttatttgtac
The window above is part of the Maniola jurtina chromosome 5, ilManJurt1.1, whole genome shotgun sequence genome. Proteins encoded here:
- the LOC123865051 gene encoding uncharacterized protein LOC123865051, with translation MGSSFLQILFFLFFTRLIYAYDIRNHPCCQEPSDNISLAMIIDAYEIYGHDPTDKLDHLAHYQIEMMKIKRAPDQYIINEHVHIATDHLGRFINMHIKELKVLLIALEDVIDNMLTMYDNHNAIKTERVATFNSAAGGAVPSEFYLSQEFYCGKNVYIFISELYSDIYNMGRGITPHCRGRGFHFLGFVHFADDNKYYLEEDPSIVFQGDNFIHGLECHLGICIFRFPFKKSLQHVRDVSTLPKAIVKCGLIMYKLPPLTAASCIITSGSFILDFNIQGIRYRHYDYMLFLPNGHSFYTKEPMTPLVCDHHVCEWNNTNFYGGPFLIPGDPGNGLSPIPPFLEQTTEAYHFSTEPPGGPDYANITYTLDGCWFMFPPNYGSIAGISYLDPLTVNEYRYTCSGSGNKGLYWYPQWMGAPPHHPYPRSDDSPTDLNPDVPSVFYPHQAQRQASPDVPTFQIGTN